One Penicillium oxalicum strain HP7-1 chromosome III, whole genome shotgun sequence genomic region harbors:
- a CDS encoding putative lysosomal cobalamin transporter, protein MALLQTSLIWIVYAVVIAALLAIASIFIYIYQTPRDRSPSVTITCIIAITCLLATVLLLPVDVALVSSTTSSQLGRRKDWASQDAVDRITYSLTVVYYALYSADALLCLLVLPFTYFWYEEYDEVAAEAGEQTLGSRLWGAFKYTLFFIAIVVILFLVGFFVPVSKDKDNMDLDYFKRLLTENHGERALTFALGLLITLGICLYVLYTSAGLALFPVSLIKTAPAVSSPMLQATTAQQLEVNQERQRQLEGRCGGNPDLLSSKDRRELDTLTREERTLIRRQRLVEEAQGGGRSWLMRAWNKVGAILRPFKLLGGILLLLVAVVVWVSMLLTSIDKAKNSICKHRCGYILGHINVFNPVNWILVVSAKVFPVDYAIFTALILLLFCSSVVGIAVVGIRFLWIRIFQIRKGHTSPQALLLATAMLMLMILALNYSVSMVVAPGYATFGPQTFCDRTPSSPGEQPDCTNSKDLIKPCSELAENPAARSVCTPSVVSTFLNRVTINFPFFGVVFFWAQFVFLGVYLVVFVTTLFRAPKLDEQQLDEDAEEAEEEGLLASTGRRFGANWQDITGRADRA, encoded by the exons ATGGCGCTCCTCCAGACTTCTCTCATCTGGATTGTTTATGCCGTCGTCATAGCAGCCTTGCTTGCGATAGCATCGATTTTCATCTACATTTATCAAACGCCACGGGATCGCTCCCCCTCAGTAACTATCACTTGCATCATTGCAATTACTTGTCTCTTAGCAACGGTTCTACTTCTTCCGGTTGATGTCGCGCTAGTTTCGTCGACGACCTCGTCGCAGCTCGGTCGCCGCAAAGATTGGGCCTCGCAAGATGCTGTGGATAGGATCACTTACTCTTTAACTGTTGTCTACTATGCCCTGTATTCTGCTGATGCCCTTTTGTGCCTCTTGGTGTTGCCTTTTACCTACTTTTGGTACGAAGAATATGATGAGGTCGCTGCCGAGGCAGGCGAGCAGACGTTGGGATCTCGCCTCTGGGGCGCCTTCAAGTACACCTTGTTTTTCATCGCTATAGTTGTGATTCTCTTCTTGGTCGGATTCTTTGTGCCTGTTTCgaaagacaaagacaatATGGATCTGGATTACTTCAAGCGGTTGTTGACCGAGAACC ACGGCGAACGTGCACTGACATTTGCGCTTGGTCTTTTGATCACCCTCGGTATTTGTCTGTATGTTCTGTACACTTCTGCGGGCCTTGCTCTGTTCCCCGTGAGCCTGATTAAGACCGCGCCTGCGGTTTCCAGCCCGATGCTGCAGGCGACTACTGCACAGCAGCTGGAAGTAAATCAGGAGCGCCAACGTCAGCTTGAGGGACGCTGTGGGGGAAATCCCGACCTTTTATCATCAAAGGATCGCAGAGAACTCGACACTCTCACGCGGGAGGAGAGGACGCTCATCCGTCGACAGCGTCTGGTCGAGGAGGCACAAGGCGGAGGGCGCAGTTGGCTAATGCGAGCGTGGAATAAGGTTGGAGCTATTCTCCGTCCATTCAAACTGCTCGGCGGAATTTTGCTCCTTCTGGTGGCTGTTGTGGTTTGGGTGTCCATGCTCTTGACCTCGATCGACAAAGCAAAAAACTCGATCTGCAAGCACCGCTGTGGTTACATCCTTGGTCACATTAACGTGTTTAACCCTGTGAATTGGATTCTGGTCGTGTCTGCCAAGGTCTTTCCCGTGGACTACGCCATCTTCACTGCCCTCATCTTGCTGCTCTTCTGCAGCTCCGTTGTGGGCATCGCAGTGGTCGGTATTCGCTTCTTGTGGATTCGCATCTTCCAAATCCGCAAAGGCCACACCTCGCCACAGGCTCTTCTTTTGGCAACCGCTATGCTGATGCTTATGATTTTGGCGCTGAACTATTCTGTTTCGATGGTAGTGGCTCCGGGATATGCAACATTTGGTCCTCAGACCTTCTGTGACCGCACCCCGAGCTCACCGGGCGAGCAACCGGATTGTACGAACAGCAAGGATCTCATCAAACCGTGCTCTGAGCTTGCAGAGAATCCAGCAGCTCGTTCAGTATGCACACCTAGTGTTGTCAGCACCTTCCTGAATCGAGTGACGATcaattttcctttctttggTGTGGTCTTTTTCTGGGCTCAATTTGTCTTCCTGG GTGTCTACCTCGTTGTCTTTGTTACTACCCTCTTCCGGGCACCCAAGCTCGATGAGCAACAacttgatgaagatgccgaagaagcggaagaagaaggtctTCTGGCTAGTACCGGAAGACGATTCGGTGCTAACTGGCAAGATATCACTGGCAGGGCTGATCGTGCTTGA